From a single Apium graveolens cultivar Ventura chromosome 2, ASM990537v1, whole genome shotgun sequence genomic region:
- the LOC141692606 gene encoding secreted RxLR effector protein 161-like, giving the protein MATATKLDQEKSGKKVNITNYRGMMGSLLYLTASHPDIIFATCLCARFQADLKDSHLIAVKRIFSFDLIGYTDSDYAGCKIDRKSTSRSYQFLKGKLVSWFRKKHHSVSTSTAKAEYIVVGSCCSQILDEKSTPRLWT; this is encoded by the coding sequence ATGgcaactgccacaaaacttgatcaagaAAAGTCTGGTAAGAAGGTTAACATCACTAACTACCGAGGCATGATGGGATCACTGCTCTACCTGACTGCAAGTCATCCAGATATTATATTTGCAACATGTTTGTGTGCACGGTTCCAAGCTGATCTGAAGGATTCACATCTGATAGCCGTCAAAAGAATTTTTAGCTTTGATCTTATTGGCTATACAGATTCTGATTAtgctggttgtaagattgatcgaAAGAGTACTTCAAGAAGCTATCAGTTTCTTAAAGGAAAATTGGTTTCCTGGTTTCGTAAGAAGCATCATTCAGTTTCTACATCTACTGCTAAAGCTGAATACATTGTTGTTGGAAGCTGTTGTTCTCAAATTctggatgagaaatcaactccgAGGCTATGGACTTGA